In a single window of the Campylobacter hyointestinalis subsp. lawsonii genome:
- a CDS encoding flagellin: protein MQVNNTNSMQNYYLNNAQNSSNKALGNIAAQRALSGTDSANLVIGDSLLSQSNALSQGVNNANDAIGMLQIADGVLQNISSGADRLNELSVRSNNAVFGANERQAISSEANAIKTSINDSINSASYNGNSIFGGTLNFNTGNSVTSINLSAPNINSVDVNNQNSIKSFMDSVNSLRSDIGSAQNGLISGINSNLSAITSAKASESQLQNNDLANNVSDFTNANIKINSSTMMMAHNAQILQSQMANLLG, encoded by the coding sequence ATGCAAGTAAATAATACAAATAGTATGCAAAATTATTATTTGAATAACGCTCAAAACAGTTCAAATAAAGCTCTTGGAAATATAGCGGCACAGCGTGCTTTAAGTGGAACAGATAGTGCAAATTTGGTTATAGGCGACTCTTTGCTAAGTCAGTCAAATGCTCTATCTCAAGGTGTAAATAATGCAAATGATGCTATTGGTATGCTTCAAATAGCAGATGGAGTGTTGCAAAATATAAGCTCTGGAGCAGATAGACTAAATGAACTATCTGTTAGAAGTAATAACGCAGTATTTGGTGCAAACGAAAGACAAGCTATAAGCAGTGAAGCAAATGCTATAAAGACATCTATCAATGACTCTATAAATTCGGCTTCATATAACGGAAATAGCATATTTGGTGGTACTTTAAATTTTAATACCGGAAATAGCGTGACTTCTATAAATTTAAGTGCTCCAAATATAAATTCAGTAGATGTCAATAACCAAAATTCCATAAAATCTTTTATGGATAGTGTAAATTCTCTTCGTTCTGATATCGGAAGCGCACAAAATGGTTTGATTAGTGGTATAAATTCAAATTTAAGCGCCATAACATCTGCGAAAGCTAGTGAAAGTCAGTTACAAAATAATGATTTGGCAAATAATGTAAGTGATTTTACAAATGCAAATATAAAGATAAATAGTTCGACTATGATGATGGCTCACAATGCACAAATACTACAATCTCAAATGGCAAATTTGCTTGGATAA
- the hisD gene encoding histidinol dehydrogenase, translating to MKILYSDDKNFDIEFDKLVNRSNLDMQNVMGIVTNIIEDIKKRGDEALDEQIAKFDHWEVKSNLAITQREMKNAYDSISDELKKSLQVAFERIKRYHEKQLEKTWLSFEDDGSILGQKITAVDRAGLYIPGGKAAYPSSLLMNAVPAIVAGVKDIVVCTPAVGGEVNELLLAAMHLLGINEAYKVGGASAIGAMAYGTKTIKKVDVITGPGNIFVATAKKLVFGDVNIDMIAGPSEIGVIADNSANPHHIAIDLLSQAEHDEIASSFLVTFDADFANKVKDEIYNLLPTLSRQNIARASIENKSAIIVAKDMDESIELMNALAVEHLEIATDNAFDFLPRIKHAGAIFLGHFTPEAIGDYLAGPNHTLPTGGSARFFSPLGVGNFMKKSSIISMNKASIDRLGRDCMNLAKAEGLGAHELSVKVRYEN from the coding sequence ATGAAGATATTGTATAGTGATGATAAAAATTTCGATATTGAATTTGATAAATTGGTAAATCGTTCAAATTTGGATATGCAAAATGTTATGGGCATAGTCACTAACATAATAGAAGATATAAAAAAACGTGGCGATGAAGCTTTAGATGAGCAAATAGCCAAATTTGATCACTGGGAAGTAAAATCGAATCTAGCCATAACTCAGCGTGAGATGAAAAATGCTTATGACTCTATAAGCGACGAACTAAAAAAGTCTTTGCAAGTAGCATTTGAAAGGATTAAACGCTACCATGAAAAACAGCTGGAAAAGACTTGGCTTAGTTTTGAAGATGATGGTTCTATATTAGGACAAAAGATTACCGCAGTAGATAGAGCTGGGCTTTATATCCCAGGTGGAAAAGCAGCATATCCTAGCTCTTTGCTTATGAACGCAGTTCCTGCTATCGTAGCAGGTGTAAAAGATATCGTGGTTTGCACTCCTGCTGTTGGCGGTGAGGTAAATGAACTACTTTTAGCAGCTATGCATCTTCTTGGTATAAACGAAGCCTATAAAGTAGGCGGTGCTAGTGCTATTGGAGCTATGGCTTATGGAACAAAAACCATAAAGAAAGTTGATGTTATAACAGGACCTGGAAATATTTTTGTTGCGACTGCTAAAAAACTTGTATTTGGTGATGTAAATATAGATATGATAGCAGGACCTAGCGAGATAGGAGTCATAGCAGATAATTCGGCAAATCCTCATCATATAGCAATAGATTTACTATCTCAAGCAGAACATGATGAGATAGCAAGTAGTTTTTTGGTAACTTTTGACGCTGATTTTGCAAATAAAGTCAAAGACGAAATATATAATTTACTTCCAACGCTTAGTCGTCAAAATATAGCTAGAGCTAGTATAGAAAACAAATCCGCCATAATAGTAGCTAAAGATATGGATGAGAGTATAGAGCTAATGAACGCCTTAGCAGTAGAACACCTAGAGATTGCTACTGATAATGCGTTTGACTTTTTACCGCGTATTAAACATGCTGGAGCTATATTTTTAGGTCATTTTACGCCAGAGGCGATAGGCGACTATCTAGCCGGACCAAACCATACATTGCCTACAGGCGGAAGTGCTAGATTTTTCTCGCCACTTGGAGTAGGCAATTTTATGAAAAAAAGTTCTATCATATCTATGAATAAAGCTTCCATAGATAGACTAGGTAGAGATTGTATGAATTTGGCAAAAGCCGAAGGTTTGGGTGCTCACGAACTTTCTGTAAAAGTTAGATATGAGAATTAA
- a CDS encoding 1-aminocyclopropane-1-carboxylate deaminase produces the protein MIGGEFNGNKARKLEYFLNLDLSGVKRIISYGSNQSNAMYSLSVFARLKNLEFIYVSDHISSYLLQNPVGNYAHALRNKMKFITHKKCREFALSLKTDKDLFIEEGVFMREAEVGFKTQANLIRDFAMKKGLKFDIFLPSGTGTSATYLSKNLPEFDVFTTPCVGDALYLNSQIKDLDPNSKLKLLNPPKKYHFGDLKKELFEIYIQLKKQTNIEFELLYDSVGWLTLLSNLDKLDNEILYIHQGGVIGNESLIPRYERKFKLDYDIMSI, from the coding sequence TTGATAGGTGGTGAGTTTAACGGAAATAAGGCTAGAAAACTTGAGTATTTTTTAAATTTAGACCTAAGTGGTGTAAAACGTATCATTAGTTATGGTTCTAACCAGTCAAATGCGATGTATAGTTTGAGCGTATTTGCTAGACTTAAAAATCTTGAGTTTATCTACGTTAGCGATCATATAAGCTCATACCTTTTACAAAATCCAGTTGGTAACTACGCTCATGCTTTGCGTAACAAAATGAAATTTATAACCCATAAAAAATGTCGCGAATTTGCTTTGAGCCTAAAAACAGATAAAGATTTGTTTATAGAAGAAGGTGTTTTTATGCGTGAGGCTGAGGTTGGATTTAAAACTCAAGCTAATTTGATAAGAGATTTTGCTATGAAAAAAGGGCTTAAATTTGATATTTTTCTACCGAGTGGAACAGGTACAAGCGCGACTTATCTATCAAAAAATTTACCTGAGTTTGACGTTTTTACTACTCCTTGTGTTGGTGATGCTCTTTATCTAAATTCTCAGATAAAAGATTTAGATCCAAACTCAAAGCTAAAGTTGCTTAATCCGCCTAAAAAATATCATTTTGGCGATTTAAAAAAAGAACTTTTCGAGATTTATATCCAGCTAAAAAAACAGACGAATATAGAATTTGAACTGCTTTATGATAGTGTAGGTTGGCTAACTTTATTATCAAATTTAGATAAGCTTGATAATGAAATTTTATATATCCATCAAGGCGGTGTCATAGGAAATGAAAGTTTGATTCCTAGATATGAGCGAAAATTTAAATTAGATTATGATATAATGAGTATTTAA
- a CDS encoding OmpA family protein: MKIRDNKDESSNFWIAYADLMAGLLFVFILLIGAIVVKYVLTQSDLNRLKLDLSSKEESLKISNDKINQKEQAIMDFMQKLQAMQNQNLALSEINELFNKRLDELNLELSDTNSTLSLVNKENEELNLTLSQKDLQIDNLKSNLDQIQTQYDTLLSDLNATKERLKSLGGIKVKVISDLKDKLGSDIRIDSDSGSISLPSSVLFDTNSFVLKYEARFDLRRTLSTYFDVLLSSDIRPNIDRITIEGHTDSDGSYLYNLELSQKRAYEVMKFIYSFYKDPDLQKYLIASGRSFSDLIYKNGAEDKEASRRIEIKFSISDKSAMQEINNILETKNR, encoded by the coding sequence ATGAAAATTCGTGATAACAAAGACGAAAGTAGCAATTTTTGGATAGCTTACGCTGATTTGATGGCGGGGCTTTTGTTTGTTTTTATACTTTTGATAGGTGCTATAGTAGTCAAGTACGTCCTTACTCAAAGCGATTTAAATCGTCTAAAACTCGATTTAAGCTCAAAAGAAGAGAGTTTAAAGATCAGTAACGATAAAATAAATCAAAAAGAACAAGCTATAATGGACTTTATGCAAAAACTACAAGCTATGCAAAATCAGAATTTAGCTTTAAGTGAAATAAATGAACTTTTTAACAAAAGATTAGATGAGCTAAATTTAGAACTTAGCGATACGAATAGTACTTTGAGCTTGGTAAATAAAGAAAACGAAGAATTAAATTTAACGCTTAGTCAAAAAGATCTCCAAATAGATAATCTAAAATCAAATTTAGATCAAATTCAAACTCAATACGATACGCTTTTAAGTGATCTAAATGCTACAAAAGAGCGATTAAAAAGTCTTGGCGGTATAAAAGTAAAAGTAATATCAGATCTTAAAGATAAACTTGGAAGTGATATAAGGATAGATAGTGATTCTGGTTCTATCTCTCTTCCATCTTCTGTGCTTTTTGATACGAATTCGTTTGTATTAAAATACGAAGCAAGGTTTGATCTAAGGCGTACTTTGAGTACTTATTTTGATGTTTTACTTAGTAGCGATATAAGACCAAATATCGATAGAATTACTATAGAAGGACATACTGATAGCGATGGAAGTTATCTTTATAATTTAGAGCTTTCTCAAAAAAGAGCTTATGAGGTTATGAAATTTATATACTCATTTTACAAAGATCCAGATCTCCAAAAATACCTGATAGCAAGCGGTAGAAGTTTTAGTGATTTGATATATAAAAATGGTGCTGAAGACAAGGAAGCTTCGCGTAGGATCGAGATAAAGTTTAGCATTTCAGATAAATCCGCTATGCAAGAGATAAACAATATTTTGGAGACAAAAAATAGATAA
- a CDS encoding MotA/TolQ/ExbB proton channel family protein — protein MDKNDGLNELVLPEGKSRQAFLVYLKIIFLPILIYAIFLLGFFNVIKFNTQLHTIIMMGVILFIALIFARHSAEFGCFVFEQRKDEFKKELKNYIMKSLLTIGKESKSNASFDEFVKKYSADVRNENYAAVGAGVFPMLGILGTFLSIAISMPNFSSTNTTALENEISSLLSGVGTAFYVSIYGIFLALWWIFFEKFGMNRFARLINRQKNATKLFFWSKEEIEQRYMQESLKNFEKVSTIFEHVGKREFFDELDKTVERKFQSFSNMLRVEEDAVKLSSEHIKHTMDMLFKAQRDQKDIVKVHAEILNVLHSFNLNLKDLQIRLSEQYARLQSTSDDKIAKLERAVNSIDEYINNFKNSLEDFSIKILDKQALALDGFKTGLIEGMTAFRDVFDEESSSKNESSYIIEDLKKSLQEIDKDANVVLEKLEAKSNENS, from the coding sequence ATGGATAAAAATGATGGTTTAAATGAGCTTGTTTTACCAGAGGGAAAAAGTAGGCAAGCATTTTTGGTCTATTTAAAGATAATTTTTCTTCCTATCTTGATATATGCTATCTTTCTTCTTGGTTTTTTTAATGTTATAAAATTCAATACCCAGCTTCACACAATCATAATGATGGGAGTCATTTTATTTATAGCTTTGATCTTTGCTAGACATAGTGCCGAGTTTGGTTGCTTTGTATTTGAACAAAGAAAAGATGAATTTAAAAAAGAGCTTAAAAACTACATAATGAAAAGTCTGCTAACAATAGGAAAAGAGAGTAAATCAAATGCTAGCTTTGATGAATTTGTTAAAAAATATTCAGCCGATGTAAGAAATGAAAATTACGCTGCAGTCGGTGCGGGAGTTTTTCCTATGCTCGGAATTTTAGGCACTTTTTTGAGCATTGCTATTTCTATGCCAAACTTTAGCTCTACAAATACAACTGCCCTTGAAAATGAAATTTCATCTCTGCTTAGTGGCGTAGGAACAGCGTTTTATGTATCGATTTATGGTATTTTTTTAGCTCTTTGGTGGATATTTTTTGAAAAATTTGGAATGAATAGATTTGCAAGGCTTATAAATAGACAGAAAAATGCTACAAAGCTATTTTTTTGGAGCAAAGAAGAGATAGAGCAACGCTATATGCAAGAGAGTCTCAAAAACTTTGAAAAAGTTAGTACGATATTTGAGCATGTTGGAAAGCGTGAATTTTTTGATGAACTTGATAAGACCGTAGAAAGAAAATTTCAAAGTTTCTCAAATATGCTAAGAGTGGAAGAAGATGCAGTAAAACTAAGCAGTGAGCATATAAAACACACTATGGATATGTTATTTAAAGCTCAAAGAGATCAAAAAGATATAGTTAAAGTCCATGCCGAAATCTTAAACGTCTTACATTCATTTAATCTAAATTTAAAAGATTTACAAATTCGTCTAAGTGAGCAGTATGCAAGACTTCAAAGCACTAGCGATGATAAAATTGCAAAATTAGAAAGGGCTGTAAATTCAATAGATGAATACATAAATAATTTTAAAAATAGCCTAGAAGATTTTAGCATTAAAATCCTAGATAAACAAGCTCTTGCTTTAGACGGATTTAAGACCGGACTGATAGAAGGTATGACGGCGTTTAGAGATGTTTTTGATGAAGAATCATCATCTAAAAATGAGAGTTCATACATCATAGAAGACCTTAAGAAAAGCTTACAAGAGATAGATAAAGATGCAAATGTCGTTTTAGAGAAATTGGAAGCAAAGTCTAATGAAAATTCGTGA
- the fbaA gene encoding class II fructose-bisphosphate aldolase, translating to MGVLDIVKAGVLSGDDITKLYAHAKKEGFAIPAVNVVGSNSINAVLEAAKKANSPVIIQFSNGGASFIAGKACPKADILGAIAGAKHVHLLAEAYGVPVVLHTDHAARKLLPWIDALIEANREHKRAFGKPLFSSHMLDLSEESLEENVSTCKKYLKDLSELGIGLEIELGVTGGEEDGVDNTSVDNSLLYTQPSDVAYAYKELKEVSDKFSIAASFGNVHGVYKPGNVVLRPEILKNSQVYVKNEFGLSDEKPINFVFHGGSGSDIKDIKDAVSYGVVKMNIDTDTQWAFWNGVREYEATNHSYLQGQIGNPEGQDKPNKKYYDPRKWLRNGEESVVKRLLEAFENLNCVGRN from the coding sequence ATGGGGGTTTTGGATATTGTAAAAGCTGGGGTTTTAAGTGGTGATGATATCACAAAACTCTACGCTCACGCTAAAAAAGAAGGCTTTGCCATCCCTGCTGTAAATGTAGTGGGAAGCAACTCTATAAATGCAGTTTTAGAAGCGGCAAAAAAAGCAAACTCGCCAGTTATTATTCAATTTAGCAATGGCGGAGCTTCATTTATAGCTGGAAAAGCGTGTCCTAAGGCTGATATTTTGGGGGCTATAGCAGGAGCGAAGCATGTGCATTTGTTGGCTGAAGCATACGGAGTGCCAGTCGTTCTTCATACTGATCACGCTGCTAGAAAACTACTTCCGTGGATAGACGCTCTTATAGAGGCAAACCGTGAGCATAAAAGAGCTTTTGGGAAGCCTCTTTTTAGCTCTCATATGCTTGATCTTAGTGAAGAAAGCTTGGAAGAAAACGTTTCTACTTGCAAAAAATATCTAAAAGATCTAAGTGAGTTAGGCATTGGCCTAGAGATAGAGCTTGGCGTGACTGGCGGCGAAGAAGATGGTGTAGATAATACAAGTGTGGATAACTCTCTTTTATATACTCAGCCTAGTGATGTTGCCTATGCTTATAAAGAGCTAAAAGAAGTAAGCGATAAATTTAGCATAGCTGCAAGTTTTGGAAATGTTCATGGTGTTTATAAACCAGGAAATGTCGTACTTCGTCCTGAAATTCTTAAAAATTCACAAGTTTATGTTAAGAATGAATTTGGATTAAGCGATGAAAAACCGATAAATTTCGTTTTTCACGGTGGTAGCGGTAGTGACATAAAAGATATAAAAGATGCTGTTAGTTATGGTGTCGTAAAGATGAATATAGACACAGATACTCAATGGGCATTTTGGAATGGTGTAAGAGAGTATGAAGCTACTAATCATAGTTATTTGCAAGGACAAATCGGAAACCCAGAGGGACAAGATAAGCCAAATAAAAAATATTATGATCCTAGAAAATGGCTAAGAAATGGCGAAGAAAGCGTTGTAAAAAGACTTTTAGAAGCTTTTGAAAACCTAAATTGCGTTGGCAGAAACTGA
- a CDS encoding peptidylprolyl isomerase, with product MKKGMILALSLAAAVSLNAAVLATVNGEEITDADLAPALGVAHGSDLDKIPAEMKKNLVTRIIERKLMLKQAKSEGIEKDPEFKKLLDELADNVAINLWMKKQFDSLKVDSAKVKDFYNKNKDKFVMPAQSRAKHILVQTEKEAKDIIKSLNGLKGDALQSKFSELAKSKSIDKGSAANGGELGWFKASQMVPEFADATFKLKKGEMTKTPVKSQFGYHVILKEDAKDQTTLSLDEVKTNIENQLKSEEFKTAMQKKVDALKKDAKIEYK from the coding sequence ATGAAAAAAGGTATGATTTTAGCTTTAAGTTTAGCTGCAGCTGTTAGTTTAAATGCTGCTGTTTTGGCTACAGTAAATGGAGAAGAGATAACTGACGCTGATTTAGCTCCAGCTTTGGGCGTTGCTCATGGTTCAGATCTTGATAAAATTCCTGCTGAGATGAAAAAAAATCTTGTTACTAGAATTATCGAGAGAAAACTTATGCTAAAACAAGCAAAAAGCGAAGGTATAGAAAAAGATCCTGAGTTTAAAAAACTCTTAGATGAGCTTGCTGATAACGTTGCTATAAATTTATGGATGAAAAAACAATTCGACAGTCTCAAAGTAGATAGTGCTAAAGTTAAAGATTTTTACAATAAAAACAAAGATAAATTTGTAATGCCAGCTCAAAGCAGAGCAAAACATATTTTGGTTCAAACAGAAAAAGAAGCTAAAGACATTATAAAAAGTCTAAATGGTCTTAAAGGCGATGCACTTCAAAGTAAATTCTCAGAACTTGCTAAAAGCAAATCTATAGATAAAGGTTCTGCTGCAAATGGTGGCGAGCTTGGTTGGTTTAAAGCTTCTCAAATGGTTCCTGAGTTTGCAGACGCTACATTTAAACTAAAAAAAGGCGAGATGACAAAAACTCCTGTAAAAAGTCAATTTGGTTATCACGTTATACTTAAAGAAGATGCTAAAGATCAAACAACCCTTAGCCTTGATGAAGTAAAAACAAACATAGAAAACCAACTAAAAAGCGAAGAGTTTAAAACTGCTATGCAAAAGAAAGTAGATGCTCTTAAAAAAGACGCTAAGATAGAGTATAAATAA
- the nth gene encoding endonuclease III, which yields MRTKQDIQKIKNLFLENFSGAKSELKFKNLYELVVCVMLSAQCTDKRVNLITPALFEAYPDIKALAGANLSSLKLLINSCSFFNNKASNLIKMAKSVVENFGGEIPLNEKDLTSLAGVGQKTAHVVLIEHQEANLMAVDTHVFRVSHRLNLSSAKTPQATEVDLSKAFKTELNTLHQAMVLFGRYTCKAVRPRCDECFLQTLCKWKNKTI from the coding sequence ATGCGAACAAAACAAGATATACAAAAGATCAAAAATCTATTTTTAGAAAATTTCAGCGGTGCAAAAAGTGAGCTTAAATTTAAAAATCTATACGAGCTCGTAGTTTGCGTTATGCTCTCAGCTCAATGCACGGATAAAAGAGTAAATTTAATAACACCGGCACTTTTTGAGGCTTATCCAGATATAAAAGCTTTAGCCGGTGCAAATCTTAGCTCACTTAAGTTGCTTATAAACTCATGCAGCTTTTTTAATAATAAAGCTTCAAATTTAATAAAAATGGCAAAATCTGTAGTGGAAAATTTCGGCGGCGAAATTCCACTAAACGAAAAAGACCTAACTAGTCTTGCAGGAGTCGGACAAAAGACCGCCCACGTCGTGCTTATAGAACATCAAGAAGCAAATTTAATGGCCGTAGATACTCACGTATTTAGAGTATCTCATAGACTAAATTTAAGCAGTGCAAAAACTCCACAAGCAACAGAGGTCGATCTAAGCAAAGCATTTAAAACAGAGCTTAACACACTTCATCAAGCTATGGTTTTATTTGGCAGATATACTTGCAAAGCCGTGCGTCCAAGATGCGATGAATGCTTTTTGCAAACTCTTTGCAAGTGGAAAAATAAAACTATCTAA
- a CDS encoding adenosylmethionine--8-amino-7-oxononanoate transaminase, with translation MTNLELSKLDLEHIWHPCTQMSDHENFPIIPIKSGKKAVLSDFDGNEYIDCVSSWWVNIFGHSNEYISAKLSEQAMNLEHVIMAGFSHEGIIKFSNRLINLLPKPLNKCFYGDNGSSAIEIALKMSYHKNLLLGKNKPLFLNLKNSYHGETIAALSVGDVELYKKIYKNILIKTIQTKVPMNFKGMEVSDEEALYDLKNVLENHHEQLSAFILEPLVQCAGDMNMYSADFVKKAYALAKSYDVDIIFDEVAVGFGRTGSLFALELCDVVPDFLCLSKGITGGYLPLSVVVTSDRIYNEFYGTYESNKAFLHSHSYTGNALACACANATLDIFEKENVIEKNRELSKFIKSEFSKLLKYDFIDNFRQTGMILAFDLVGFKQKRMGHLIYKQALQKGLLLRPLANTIYFMPPYVITKEQICYVVSVLDELLSKFR, from the coding sequence ATGACAAATTTAGAACTATCAAAGTTGGATTTAGAGCATATTTGGCATCCTTGCACTCAGATGAGCGATCATGAAAACTTTCCTATCATTCCTATAAAATCTGGTAAGAAAGCCGTGCTTAGTGATTTTGATGGCAATGAGTACATCGACTGCGTCTCTAGTTGGTGGGTAAATATCTTTGGACATTCAAATGAATACATAAGCGCAAAACTTAGTGAGCAAGCTATGAATTTAGAGCACGTGATCATGGCTGGTTTTAGTCATGAGGGAATTATAAAGTTTTCAAATAGACTGATAAATTTGCTTCCTAAGCCACTAAATAAATGCTTTTATGGCGATAATGGAAGTAGTGCTATAGAGATAGCTTTAAAGATGAGTTATCATAAAAATTTGCTTCTTGGCAAAAACAAACCGCTGTTTTTAAATTTAAAAAACTCATATCACGGCGAAACTATAGCAGCTCTTAGTGTTGGAGATGTGGAGCTTTACAAAAAAATCTATAAAAATATATTGATAAAAACCATTCAAACTAAAGTTCCGATGAACTTTAAAGGTATGGAAGTAAGCGACGAAGAGGCTCTTTATGATCTAAAAAATGTTTTAGAAAATCATCACGAGCAGCTATCTGCATTTATACTTGAGCCTTTGGTTCAGTGCGCTGGAGATATGAATATGTATAGTGCGGATTTCGTTAAAAAGGCGTATGCGCTTGCTAAAAGCTATGATGTAGATATCATTTTTGATGAAGTCGCAGTCGGCTTTGGTAGAACTGGAAGCTTGTTTGCGCTAGAGCTTTGCGACGTAGTTCCTGATTTTTTATGTCTTAGTAAAGGGATAACCGGCGGTTATCTTCCACTTAGCGTTGTTGTGACTAGTGACCGAATTTATAATGAATTTTATGGAACTTATGAAAGCAACAAAGCGTTTTTACACTCTCACAGTTACACCGGAAATGCGCTTGCTTGCGCTTGTGCGAACGCTACTCTTGATATTTTTGAAAAAGAAAATGTTATAGAAAAGAACAGAGAATTATCTAAATTTATAAAATCTGAGTTTAGCAAGCTTTTGAAGTATGACTTCATAGACAACTTCAGACAAACAGGAATGATACTAGCTTTTGATCTTGTCGGCTTTAAGCAAAAAAGAATGGGACACTTGATATACAAACAAGCTTTGCAAAAAGGACTTTTGCTAAGACCTCTTGCAAATACTATTTATTTTATGCCACCTTATGTGATAACAAAAGAGCAAATTTGTTATGTTGTGAGCGTATTAGATGAGTTGCTAAGCAAATTTAGATAG
- a CDS encoding cytochrome b/b6 domain-containing protein: MIKSYIWSFAARFSHLALILSFALAYVFSEFNDLVYFHAAFGVIFGVAIVFRVVWGFIGTKYSKFSDFKFKGLISYFGSFLDKKERFIGHNPASSIAIIIILSLGFVCVLSGLMLYGVDKNSGIFAFLYDSYAKFEFTKSIHELLANTLLFVAIIHICGALIDKFIHKNDSINSMITGYKLTQNDESIRANLAQKIFCFVWILAIIVIFLYIFNKDNFILKSRDLHVNYRAQNAVFAKECGSCHMIYAPFLLPKKSWEIMMANLEDHFGDDASVDEKTNKEILNFLISNSAEQQGNKTAFNILKYAKNDQNIAITQNEYWIQKHRKIDEKIFLKSDIKSKANCAACHKGIENGVISAIEYEKIR; the protein is encoded by the coding sequence GTGATTAAAAGCTATATTTGGAGTTTTGCGGCGAGATTTTCTCATCTTGCCTTGATACTTAGCTTTGCTCTTGCTTATGTGTTTAGCGAATTTAATGATTTGGTGTATTTTCACGCTGCTTTTGGTGTGATATTTGGTGTGGCGATCGTATTTAGGGTAGTTTGGGGATTTATAGGGACGAAATACTCTAAATTTAGCGATTTTAAATTCAAAGGACTAATTAGCTATTTTGGCTCATTTTTGGATAAAAAAGAGAGATTTATCGGTCATAATCCCGCTTCAAGTATAGCAATTATCATTATATTATCTCTTGGATTTGTCTGTGTGCTCTCTGGATTGATGCTTTATGGCGTGGATAAAAATAGTGGAATTTTCGCTTTTTTATATGATAGTTATGCGAAATTTGAATTTACAAAATCCATCCACGAGTTATTAGCAAATACCCTTTTATTTGTAGCGATTATCCATATTTGTGGGGCTTTGATAGATAAATTTATACACAAAAATGATTCTATAAATTCTATGATAACAGGCTATAAACTCACTCAAAATGATGAGAGCATAAGGGCAAATTTAGCTCAAAAAATATTTTGTTTTGTCTGGATTTTGGCTATTATCGTAATATTTTTATATATCTTTAATAAAGATAATTTTATCTTAAAATCTCGCGATTTGCATGTAAATTATAGAGCGCAAAATGCCGTATTTGCCAAAGAGTGTGGCAGCTGCCATATGATTTATGCGCCATTTTTGTTGCCTAAAAAATCGTGGGAGATAATGATGGCAAATTTAGAAGATCACTTTGGCGATGATGCTAGCGTGGATGAAAAAACAAACAAAGAAATATTAAATTTCTTAATATCTAATTCAGCCGAACAACAAGGCAACAAAACAGCATTTAACATACTAAAATATGCAAAAAACGACCAAAATATCGCCATCACTCAAAATGAATACTGGATACAAAAGCATAGAAAAATAGATGAAAAAATCTTTTTAAAGAGCGATATCAAGTCAAAAGCAAATTGCGCAGCTTGCCATAAGGGCATCGAAAATGGCGTAATTAGCGCGATTGAGTATGAAAAGATAAGATAA
- a CDS encoding diheme cytochrome c: protein MRFLLFIFVAILSLEAKGLDVRPVDNELYKKECATCHYGYQPGLLPTQSWEFIMQNLENHYGSDASIDDETNKSILSYLLANASQNAMNYKRSAKITKSLENGVLYKSITQIPYHIKKHRKIEKWMITQKEVKTLSNCTACHKKADQGIYGDDSVNIPNYGVWRD, encoded by the coding sequence ATGAGATTTTTACTATTTATTTTTGTAGCGATTTTAAGCTTAGAAGCAAAGGGGCTAGATGTAAGGCCTGTCGATAACGAGCTATATAAAAAAGAGTGTGCCACCTGTCATTATGGCTATCAGCCTGGACTTTTGCCAACTCAGTCGTGGGAGTTTATAATGCAAAATTTAGAAAACCACTATGGGAGCGATGCGAGCATTGATGATGAGACAAATAAAAGCATTCTTAGCTATCTTTTGGCAAATGCTAGTCAAAATGCGATGAACTATAAAAGAAGTGCCAAAATCACAAAATCCCTAGAAAACGGCGTTTTATACAAATCAATAACTCAAATCCCATATCATATCAAAAAGCATAGAAAGATAGAAAAATGGATGATAACGCAAAAAGAGGTCAAGACTCTATCTAACTGCACCGCCTGCCACAAAAAAGCCGATCAAGGCATTTATGGTGATGATAGCGTAAATATACCAAATTACGGGGTTTGGCGTGATTAA